CCACGCGCAACGACAAGCTGATGTACGCGGTGCTGGTGGCCGCGATCGTGGCGGGCCTGTGCGCCACCGCGCTGGGATCGGGGCTCGTCGGCGAGCCCTACAACTACCGGGAGTCGGTGTCGGTGTGGTTCCGGTCGATCTGGGTGCTGGACCCGCGCGGCGACCTGATGGCGGGTGCGCCCATCTACTACCAGGTGCACGTCCTCATCGGGTTGGCGCTGTTCTGCCTGTGGCCGTTCACCAGGCTTGTGCACGCGTTCAGCGCCCCGTTCGCGTACCTGTTCCGGCCCTACATCGTCTATCGGACCCGTGATGCAGCCCGACCGACCGAACTGGTCGGCTCCCGGCCGCATCGCCGCGGTTGGTGACGGTGGGCAGGGTCAGTAATGCAGCGAGTCCGCCAGCACTCGCACGGGCGCGCGACGATGGTGCGCGGCATATAACGGGTGCATCAGCGCCGGGTGCCTGCAGTGCGGGCACGACGTCGGTGAGGAATTCACCGCCGATCCGGTGAGGTGATGACACTCACTGCAATGCACCACATAGAACCCGCCCATCCAATTGAGCAGGCCCAGATAGATGGCCAATGTTGCGGCGAATCCGACGAACGCGATGACCGCAAGCGCTATAGCCGTGACGACCATGTCGGTACCTCCAAACCAGCCCTGAGAGACCTTCCGGCGGGTGACTCCACGGTACGCCGCCAAGCTTCGCGTTGGGGCCGCAATCAGGGCGCCGAAGTGCGAGAACGGTGCGCCGCAGGGGCGGTCTCGGTGACGCGATCAGGCCTTTCGGGCGCGTTTGTAGACCTTCTCGAGTTCCTTGCCGCGAAGACCCGTCAACTCGGCTTTGTGGACCTTGTTCAGCACCAGTGGGCAGCGCTTGCAGCGGGGCTTGCTGCGGCAGCACTTCTTCTTCGGTTTGAGGTCGGCATACTTGCTTGACTTCACTGGCTGGCTGTTCTCGTTTTCGTGATCGGGGCCTGCACTGCGACAATCTGTAAGTGGAATCTCGCCCCAACTTTAGAAACGTCGCGATCGTCGCTCACGTCGACCACGGCAAGACGACTCTGGTCGACGCGATGCTGCGGCAGTCAGGGGCCTTGACGCACCGTGGTGACGACGCTGCCGAGCGCATCATGGACTCCGGTGACCTTGAGAAGGAAAAGGGCATCACGATCCTGGCCAAGAACACCGCGGTGCACCGGCACAACGCGGATGGCTCGGTCACCGTGATCAACGTGATCGACACCCCGGGCCACGCCGACTTCGGTGGTGAGGTCGAGCGCGGTCTGTCCATGGTCGACGGCGTGGTGCTGTTGGTCGATGCGTCCGAGGGGCCGCTGCCGCAGACCCGATTCGTGCTGCGCAAGGCGCTCGCCGCGCACCTTCCGGTGATCCTGGTGGTCAACAAGACCGACCGGCCCGACGCCCGCATCGCCGAGGTCGTCGAGGAGAGCCACGACCTGCTGCTCGATGTCGCCTCCGACCTCGACGAGGAGGCCCAGGCCGCGGCTGAGAAGGCGCTCGACCTGCCGACCCTGTACGCCTCGGGCCGCGCCGGCATCGCCAGCACCACCGCACCTGAGGACGGCCAGAACCCGGACGGGGAGAACCTCGACCCGCTGTTCGACGTGCTGCTCGAGCACATCCCGCCCCCGCAGGGCGATCCGGAAGCCCCGCTGCAGGCGCTGGTCACCAACCTCGACGCCTCGGCCTTCCTGGGCCGACTCGCGCTGATTCGCATCTACAAGGGCAAGATCAAGAAGGGCCAGCAGGTGGCCTGGATGCGTGAGATTGACGGGCACCCCGTCGTCACGAACGCCAAGATCACCGAACTTCTGGTCACCGTCGGCGTCGAGCGCACTCCCACCGAGGAGGCCATCGCAGGTGACATCGTCGCGGTCGCCGGCATGCCGGACATCATGATCGGTGACACCCTGGCCGACCCGGATCATGCGCACGCACTGCCGCGCATCACCGTCGATGAGCCGGCCATCTCGGTCACCGTCGGCACCAACACCTCGCCGCTGGCCGGCAAGGTGTCCGGTCACAAGCTGACCGCGCGCATGGTCAAGAGCCGGCTGGACGCCGAACTCGTCGGCAACGTCTCGCTCAAGGTCGTCGACATCGGCCGTCCCGACGCGTGGGAGGTGCAGGGCCGTGGTGAGCTGGCGCTGGCGATCCTCGTCGAGCAGATGCGCCGCGAGGGCTTCGAGCTG
The DNA window shown above is from Mycolicibacterium confluentis and carries:
- the typA gene encoding translational GTPase TypA produces the protein MESRPNFRNVAIVAHVDHGKTTLVDAMLRQSGALTHRGDDAAERIMDSGDLEKEKGITILAKNTAVHRHNADGSVTVINVIDTPGHADFGGEVERGLSMVDGVVLLVDASEGPLPQTRFVLRKALAAHLPVILVVNKTDRPDARIAEVVEESHDLLLDVASDLDEEAQAAAEKALDLPTLYASGRAGIASTTAPEDGQNPDGENLDPLFDVLLEHIPPPQGDPEAPLQALVTNLDASAFLGRLALIRIYKGKIKKGQQVAWMREIDGHPVVTNAKITELLVTVGVERTPTEEAIAGDIVAVAGMPDIMIGDTLADPDHAHALPRITVDEPAISVTVGTNTSPLAGKVSGHKLTARMVKSRLDAELVGNVSLKVVDIGRPDAWEVQGRGELALAILVEQMRREGFELTVGKPQVVTQTIDGKLHEPFEALTIDCPEEFLGAVTQLMAARKGRMEQMANHAAGWVRMDFIVPSRGLIGFRTDFLTLTRGTGIANAVFDGYRPWAGEIRARHTGSLVSDRSGQITPFAMIQLADRGQFFVEPGEETYEGQVVGINPRAEDLDINITREKKLTNMRSSTADVMETLARPLELDLEKAMEFCAEDECVEVTPEIVRVRKVELTASLRARAKARAKANAKV